The Stackebrandtia nassauensis DSM 44728 genome includes the window TGGTCGGCGAGCTGGCGGAGACCGTCGACGATGCCGCGGGTCAGGTCGCCGCCGCCGAAGGCGGCCGTCATGGACAGCGCCGCCAGGGCCGCGTTGCGGTCCGGGATGCGTTTGGCGGCACGCTCACCGGTGACGATCTCGAGTTTGCGCTGCTGCGGGGACACCGCGACCAGCACGCTCTCGGACGGGTTGGCGAGCTTGTCGTGCAGGCCGCGCGCCGCGCCGGTGGTGGGCTCGTGCAGCGATCCAACGTAGACGCTGAAGGTCAGGCCGGTCTCGCGGTCGGCCGCGGTGAGGGCCTCGTCGATGCGCAGCAGCTGCCGGACGCTGAACGGGCCGTCGGTGACGTCGCCGTCCAGATTCGCCTCGATCGGTTCCGGTGCCACGGCCGTGTTACCAGCTGCCACTTGCGCCTCCCTTGATGCCCGTGCGTGAGTGGGTCGATCCGGCTTCGCCGG containing:
- a CDS encoding DUF5130 family protein → MAPEPIEANLDGDVTDGPFSVRQLLRIDEALTAADRETGLTFSVYVGSLHEPTTGAARGLHDKLANPSESVLVAVSPQQRKLEIVTGERAAKRIPDRNAALAALSMTAAFGGGDLTRGIVDGLRQLADQAGAP